A DNA window from Flavisolibacter ginsenosidimutans contains the following coding sequences:
- the metG gene encoding methionine--tRNA ligase: MTPKRYLITAALPYANGLKHIGHLAGAYLPADIYVRYLRAQGRDVVFVCGSDEHGTAIPIQAMKEGTTSQAIIDKYHGIIKENFDDLSISFDIYDRTSNPIHHETAQEFFTYLNDRDDLEIKESEQYYDEEAQTFLADRYIKGTCPNCGFENAYGDQCERCGTSLSPDELINPVSTLSGKPPVKKATRHWYLPLNKHEDWLRNWILNQHQNDWKANVLGQCKSWIDAGLQPRAVTRDLDWGVKVPLPDAEGKVLYVWFDAPIGYISATKQWALNTGNDWKPYWLDKETKLVHFIGKDNIVFHCIIFPVMLKLHEYILPDNVPANEFMNLEGDKMSTSRNWKLEMQDYIDDFIKKENGGPQMADALRYYLTTILPETKDSEFTWKGFQDAVNGELVAVFANFFNRTFVLMHKLTYGKVPKFHNDIADAKDKELISEIQNSKVRIERLLEEYKFRDALFEVIDLARKGNKYMQEKEPWIKAKQIYGEGAIIEEAQVQIDNCLHLCLQLCANLAIFINPFLPNTAKKMCHLMKVVDKMLAWENAGTLKLLSVGYSLRPPQLLFRKIEDAEVQYQVDKLRTMSNQQEANKNETSSDQSQIANLKSEIVYDDFDKLDLRIGTILSAEKVQKADKLLKLEVDLGFEKRTIVSGIAQHFSPEELLNKQVIVVANLAPRKMRGIESQGMILTAEEPNGKLILVNPNNVAQNGSNVK; this comes from the coding sequence CAGCGACGAACACGGCACGGCTATTCCCATTCAGGCCATGAAAGAAGGCACAACCTCGCAAGCCATCATTGACAAATACCACGGCATCATCAAAGAAAATTTTGACGATCTCTCTATTTCGTTCGACATCTACGACCGGACTTCCAACCCGATTCATCACGAAACAGCACAAGAGTTTTTTACGTACCTGAACGATCGAGATGATCTGGAAATAAAAGAAAGCGAACAATACTACGACGAAGAAGCGCAAACCTTTTTGGCTGATCGCTACATTAAAGGCACTTGTCCCAATTGCGGTTTTGAAAACGCTTACGGCGATCAGTGCGAACGCTGCGGAACGTCACTCAGTCCCGATGAACTAATAAACCCGGTGAGCACATTAAGCGGAAAGCCGCCAGTGAAAAAAGCAACGAGGCATTGGTACCTGCCCTTAAATAAACACGAAGACTGGTTGCGAAACTGGATCTTGAACCAGCATCAAAACGACTGGAAAGCAAACGTGTTGGGTCAGTGCAAAAGCTGGATTGACGCGGGTTTGCAGCCACGAGCCGTAACGAGAGACCTGGATTGGGGTGTGAAAGTTCCCCTGCCCGATGCCGAAGGAAAAGTGCTTTACGTATGGTTTGATGCGCCTATTGGTTACATCAGCGCTACAAAACAATGGGCTTTGAACACGGGCAATGATTGGAAGCCGTACTGGCTGGACAAAGAAACGAAGCTGGTTCACTTTATCGGCAAAGACAATATTGTTTTTCATTGCATCATTTTCCCCGTAATGCTGAAGCTGCACGAATACATTCTCCCCGACAACGTGCCCGCCAACGAATTCATGAACCTTGAAGGCGACAAGATGAGCACCAGCCGCAACTGGAAATTGGAGATGCAAGACTATATTGATGATTTTATAAAAAAAGAGAACGGCGGTCCGCAAATGGCCGATGCCTTGCGTTATTATTTAACCACCATTCTGCCCGAAACCAAAGACAGCGAGTTTACCTGGAAAGGATTTCAGGATGCGGTAAACGGTGAATTAGTTGCGGTGTTTGCCAATTTCTTTAACCGCACGTTTGTGCTCATGCACAAGCTGACGTACGGCAAGGTGCCGAAGTTTCACAACGACATTGCCGATGCGAAGGACAAAGAGTTAATTTCCGAAATCCAAAATTCAAAAGTCCGGATTGAGCGTTTGCTCGAAGAGTACAAGTTTCGCGATGCCTTGTTTGAAGTGATTGACCTGGCCCGCAAAGGCAACAAATACATGCAGGAAAAAGAACCGTGGATTAAGGCAAAGCAGATTTATGGCGAAGGCGCTATTATTGAAGAAGCGCAGGTGCAAATTGATAACTGCCTTCATCTGTGCTTGCAGCTTTGCGCCAACCTTGCCATTTTCATCAATCCATTTTTGCCCAACACGGCAAAAAAAATGTGTCATTTAATGAAGGTGGTGGACAAGATGCTAGCCTGGGAAAATGCGGGCACGTTAAAACTATTAAGCGTCGGTTATTCGCTTCGTCCGCCGCAATTGTTGTTCCGAAAGATTGAAGACGCAGAAGTGCAATACCAAGTTGACAAATTAAGAACAATGAGCAATCAGCAAGAGGCAAACAAAAACGAAACATCTTCCGATCAATCCCAAATCGCAAATCTCAAATCAGAAATTGTTTACGACGATTTTGACAAGCTTGACCTGCGCATTGGCACCATTCTCTCCGCGGAAAAAGTGCAAAAGGCCGATAAGCTTTTAAAGCTCGAAGTGGACCTTGGTTTTGAAAAACGAACCATCGTTTCGGGCATTGCACAACATTTTTCGCCGGAAGAATTGCTGAACAAGCAAGTCATTGTTGTGGCCAATCTTGCTCCACGCAAAATGCGCGGCATCGAAAGTCAAGGCATGATTTTAACGGCGGAAGAGCCCAACGGAAAATTAATCCTGGTAAACCCGAACAACGTGGCACAAAACGGTTCCAACGTAAAATAA
- a CDS encoding OB-fold protein, with protein sequence MKRKIILGVFLLIVVVAVVGYAIVFKSRGDIVQDKPDAAITAKALIAAFEKDTAIASKQYIEKVVEVSGIVKKIDTAGAVILGEESSLSEVVVALDKKYHAKDYEKLKAGSSTVLQGICSGYQASSNDPNDLLSGLGTTVQLRSGGVKNKD encoded by the coding sequence ATGAAACGTAAAATCATTTTGGGAGTCTTTCTGCTCATCGTTGTTGTGGCAGTTGTCGGCTACGCTATCGTCTTTAAGTCCAGAGGCGATATAGTTCAAGACAAACCCGATGCCGCAATAACAGCTAAAGCATTAATTGCCGCTTTTGAAAAAGATACGGCTATTGCCAGCAAACAATACATCGAAAAAGTAGTAGAAGTATCGGGCATCGTGAAAAAGATAGATACGGCTGGTGCCGTCATTTTGGGTGAAGAAAGTTCGCTTTCAGAAGTGGTGGTGGCACTGGATAAAAAGTATCATGCAAAAGATTACGAAAAGCTGAAAGCCGGAAGCAGTACCGTTTTGCAAGGCATTTGCAGCGGTTATCAGGCATCAAGTAACGATCCTAATGATCTCCTGAGCGGGTTGGGAACAACTGTTCAGTTGCGGTCGGGCGGCGTTAAAAACAAAGATTAA
- a CDS encoding YceI family protein, translated as MFRKNLIILSGLVLFATVTNAQDRYFTKTGQIDFFSKAALEDIAAKNNTVTAVLDTKSGAMQFSVPMKGFEFEKKLMQEHFNENYVESDKYPKADFKGVVANNAAVNFAKDGTYNVTVKGKLTIHGVTKDVEAPGTIKVNNGKVDAASTFNIKLSDYNISIPAVVKDKISNSIKISVDTRLEPFKG; from the coding sequence ATGTTCAGAAAAAATCTGATTATTCTCTCTGGTCTCGTACTCTTTGCAACGGTTACAAATGCGCAAGACCGGTATTTTACAAAGACCGGGCAAATTGATTTCTTCTCGAAAGCCGCTTTGGAAGACATTGCCGCAAAAAACAATACCGTAACCGCAGTGTTGGACACTAAAAGCGGAGCCATGCAATTCAGCGTACCGATGAAAGGCTTTGAGTTTGAAAAGAAATTGATGCAGGAACACTTCAACGAGAACTACGTTGAAAGCGATAAATATCCCAAGGCTGATTTTAAAGGTGTCGTTGCCAACAATGCAGCTGTGAATTTTGCAAAAGACGGAACCTACAACGTAACGGTAAAAGGCAAGCTTACCATTCACGGTGTTACAAAGGACGTGGAAGCACCGGGAACGATCAAGGTGAACAACGGCAAGGTTGACGCAGCTTCTACCTTCAACATTAAACTTTCCGATTACAACATCTCGATTCCGGCTGTGGTGAAAGACAAGATTTCCAACTCCATTAAAATTAGCGTGGACACCCGGCTGGAACCGTTTAAAGGTTAA
- a CDS encoding DUF5777 family beta-barrel protein encodes MKSKPISLVLATFVALASRAQDTDLLKGVADTTPKKEYVYGAFKSTRVIMSHSIEMLRPGVLDFRILHRFGNVNQGISEFFGLDQATTRLGLDYGISNNLTVGIGRGTLKKEVDGFVKWRIIQQSTGPKSMPFSLVAVGGSTVVGAPWSDPARKNLFSSRLGYYGQAVIGRKFSERLTLQLSPILLHRNFVELAADPNDLFAAGFGGRLKLSKRVSLNVDYYYVVNQNDARTELHNPLSIGFDIETGGHVFQLHFTNAIGMNERAFLTETTNRWGKGEIQFGFNISRAFQIAKKKT; translated from the coding sequence ATGAAATCAAAACCAATCTCCCTTGTGCTGGCGACTTTTGTTGCCTTGGCCAGTCGTGCGCAAGACACTGATCTGCTGAAAGGCGTTGCCGATACAACGCCGAAAAAAGAATACGTTTACGGTGCCTTTAAATCCACAAGAGTCATCATGTCGCACAGCATTGAAATGTTGCGGCCCGGTGTGTTGGATTTTCGCATTTTGCACCGCTTTGGCAACGTGAACCAGGGAATTTCCGAATTCTTCGGTCTTGACCAGGCCACAACCCGTTTAGGATTGGACTATGGCATTTCCAACAACCTCACCGTCGGCATTGGACGCGGCACACTAAAAAAAGAAGTGGACGGATTTGTAAAATGGCGCATCATTCAGCAATCCACGGGACCAAAGTCAATGCCTTTCTCTTTGGTTGCCGTTGGCGGTTCTACTGTTGTTGGCGCACCGTGGAGCGACCCTGCGCGAAAAAATTTATTCTCATCGCGCCTTGGCTATTACGGACAGGCAGTTATTGGCCGCAAGTTTAGCGAGCGGCTTACGCTGCAACTTTCGCCGATTCTTTTACACCGCAATTTTGTAGAGCTGGCGGCCGATCCAAACGATTTGTTTGCTGCTGGTTTTGGCGGAAGACTCAAACTTTCCAAACGCGTTTCGCTGAACGTAGATTATTACTACGTGGTCAATCAAAACGACGCACGAACCGAGTTGCACAATCCACTGTCCATTGGCTTCGACATTGAAACCGGCGGGCACGTGTTTCAACTTCACTTCACCAATGCCATAGGCATGAACGAAAGGGCTTTCCTCACCGAAACTACCAACCGCTGGGGCAAGGGAGAAATTCAATTCGGCTTCAACATTTCCCGGGCTTTTCAAATAGCCAAAAAGAAAACCTAA
- a CDS encoding GIN domain-containing protein, which translates to MKPKFVLAALLLVIASTAAVAQERKTMPSPTTVHFSEAFTSLVVEDDLTVVLTEGTSPDITVEGDARSVMTKEVDGSLFLSIRGVHVPGQTIVYVPASLLSRVYMNGTGTLRSATTLQNRKLKIILSDEAKVRVKSTGNVSVETWNEIDFVKGR; encoded by the coding sequence ATGAAACCAAAATTCGTTTTAGCCGCTTTGTTGCTTGTTATTGCAAGCACCGCGGCAGTTGCACAAGAGCGCAAAACAATGCCTTCGCCAACGACGGTTCATTTCTCCGAAGCCTTTACTTCACTTGTGGTGGAAGATGACCTTACGGTTGTTCTTACCGAGGGTACTTCGCCGGACATTACAGTGGAAGGCGATGCAAGAAGCGTAATGACCAAAGAAGTTGACGGTAGTCTTTTTCTTTCCATTCGTGGCGTTCATGTGCCCGGGCAAACAATTGTGTATGTGCCCGCAAGCCTTCTTTCAAGGGTATATATGAACGGCACGGGAACCTTGCGCTCGGCCACTACTTTGCAAAACCGCAAACTGAAGATTATTCTGAGCGATGAAGCAAAGGTTCGTGTGAAAAGTACGGGCAACGTTAGCGTTGAAACCTGGAACGAAATTGATTTTGTAAAAGGGCGATAG
- a CDS encoding phospholipase D-like domain-containing protein → MPAFFVPFAEIFYEPYPGTSIELFVQFTLSLPKDCTPVRFVRWAAIKQLSKVPNVQVCVATEVEQDDKSRLHKWAFFLHRKNL, encoded by the coding sequence ATGCCGGCATTTTTTGTGCCATTCGCAGAGATTTTTTATGAACCATATCCCGGAACATCGATTGAGCTTTTCGTACAGTTTACCCTGAGTTTGCCAAAGGATTGCACTCCTGTGCGTTTTGTTCGCTGGGCGGCAATAAAGCAGTTGAGTAAAGTTCCGAACGTACAAGTGTGCGTCGCAACGGAAGTTGAGCAGGATGACAAAAGCCGGTTACATAAATGGGCCTTTTTCTTACACAGAAAAAACTTGTAA
- a CDS encoding DUF6249 domain-containing protein — protein MQGAEVLVPITIFAGGFAMIFGIVYLKTRENLAMVEKGMNPKQRYNSPAPFKSLKLGLLLLGAGLGLLTAYLIDTNVLRNGNDSYHYQHNIPFLYFSLIAVGGGLGLIASYWTEKKEYDRNRNLPE, from the coding sequence ATGCAAGGCGCAGAAGTTTTAGTTCCCATCACCATTTTTGCCGGCGGATTTGCCATGATCTTTGGCATTGTTTACCTGAAAACGAGAGAGAATCTCGCCATGGTTGAAAAGGGAATGAACCCAAAACAACGCTACAACAGTCCCGCACCGTTTAAAAGTCTCAAACTTGGCTTGTTGCTTTTGGGTGCTGGCCTCGGATTGCTGACCGCTTATCTTATAGATACGAACGTATTGAGAAATGGCAACGACTCGTATCATTATCAGCACAACATCCCATTCCTTTATTTTTCGCTTATAGCCGTTGGCGGAGGTTTGGGTTTGATTGCCTCCTACTGGACCGAGAAAAAGGAGTACGACCGCAACCGTAACTTACCCGAATAA
- a CDS encoding flavin monoamine oxidase family protein, whose product MESKTFDVVIIGAGAAGLMAALEIVLTGKSVAVIEAKEKAGGRIFTFHNDDGYPVELGAEFVHGNLPITKELLKKAGIKITPVRGSIWQYKDGRLAEQEDFIDDYSDLEKKFKELSQDIPVAEFLSAHLAGAKYEELRFSLKNYVEGYYAADLNRASTFSLRNELAKSDDEQYRIEGGYLQLVNHLEQRCKENGVQFYFSQAVLQLHWKKSNVEAVTVQNSVRAKKALITVSVGVLQNGGIEFFPALPEKKLAAQNLGFGHVVKTILSFDDAFWKDKELTAGKDLTDLNFLFSMEQIPTWWTQHPKKQAILVGWLGGPRADVFDTVNKENVIQKALYSLSQIFNIDVLQLSQKLKSGQMHNWSADLHFCGAYSYEVVNGKGFMQTVLQPVDGTVYFAGEGLHHGPEIGTVEAALNSGREVAYQLIANF is encoded by the coding sequence ATGGAATCGAAGACTTTTGATGTGGTTATTATTGGCGCCGGTGCCGCCGGTTTGATGGCTGCCCTTGAGATAGTTTTAACGGGTAAATCCGTGGCAGTAATTGAAGCAAAAGAAAAAGCCGGCGGACGAATTTTTACCTTTCACAACGACGATGGTTATCCGGTAGAGTTAGGCGCTGAGTTCGTACATGGAAACCTGCCAATCACAAAAGAATTGTTGAAAAAAGCCGGTATAAAAATCACTCCTGTCCGCGGCAGCATTTGGCAGTATAAAGACGGACGATTGGCCGAGCAGGAAGATTTCATTGACGATTATTCCGACCTGGAGAAAAAGTTTAAAGAACTGAGTCAGGACATTCCGGTTGCTGAATTTCTTTCAGCTCATTTAGCCGGTGCTAAGTACGAGGAATTGCGGTTTTCGTTGAAAAATTACGTGGAAGGATATTATGCTGCTGATCTAAACAGGGCAAGTACGTTTTCGTTGCGTAACGAGCTGGCAAAAAGCGACGACGAGCAATACCGCATCGAAGGCGGGTATCTGCAATTGGTGAATCATCTCGAACAACGGTGCAAAGAAAACGGTGTGCAATTCTATTTTTCGCAAGCTGTGTTGCAATTGCATTGGAAAAAGAGCAACGTTGAAGCCGTCACCGTACAAAATTCTGTTCGTGCAAAAAAGGCACTGATTACTGTTTCCGTTGGCGTTTTGCAAAACGGAGGCATTGAATTCTTTCCCGCTTTGCCCGAAAAAAAATTAGCGGCGCAAAACCTGGGCTTTGGTCATGTGGTAAAAACTATTCTCAGCTTTGATGACGCTTTTTGGAAGGATAAAGAGCTTACGGCTGGGAAAGATTTAACGGATCTTAATTTTCTCTTTTCCATGGAACAAATACCAACCTGGTGGACGCAACACCCAAAGAAGCAAGCTATTTTGGTTGGTTGGCTTGGCGGCCCAAGGGCTGATGTATTTGATACGGTTAATAAGGAGAATGTCATTCAAAAAGCGCTGTACTCGCTAAGTCAAATTTTCAACATTGACGTTCTTCAGCTTTCGCAGAAATTAAAAAGCGGGCAGATGCACAACTGGTCGGCTGACCTGCATTTTTGCGGCGCTTATTCTTATGAAGTTGTTAATGGCAAAGGCTTTATGCAGACAGTTTTGCAACCTGTTGACGGCACGGTCTATTTCGCTGGTGAAGGTCTTCATCACGGTCCTGAAATCGGGACCGTTGAGGCAGCCCTGAACTCTGGCCGAGAGGTAGCTTACCAGCTGATTGCCAATTTTTAA
- a CDS encoding penicillin acylase family protein — protein MKKFLFILFLPLAAFAQNFTPQEISRWETQAKQVTIVEDNWGVPHIYGKKDADAVFGLLYVQCCQNFARVERNYLEIMGRLSEVEGGQHLYEDLQMRLIYDSTAAKKDYTNSPQWFKALLNAFADGVNYYLYKHPETKPLVLKRFEPWFPLMYTDGSIAPTQTGGLTVKDLKNFYEGKDEAISFVRPELSINNFNPNGSNGFAIAPSRTASGNAILYINPHVTFYFRTEAHMVSEEGLNAYGAVTWGQFFVYQGFNEHCGWMHTSSYADVADVYEEAVGDTSINGHQTYLYMIGSSKIRAVKEKKVFISYKQNGLMVQKIFTAYETVHGPVMGKRDGKWLALKENNRSLSALMQSWLRTKAKGFNDFKKIMEMRSNNSNNTVFADDKGNIAYWHGNFMPRRNPKYDWSLPVDGSSSETDWKGIHPLDEIIHLYNPESGWIQNCNSTPFTSSGESSPRKEDYPTYMAPEGQNGRAVNAARLLSKAKNVTLDSIIKIGYNTYLSAFDILLPPLFKGYDELSTNDALKKELEQPISRLKEWDKAASASSVATTLAIEWATKLATKIPAAKTTEAATNAIGNFQRMAETISANEKLSLLAETRKDLEKLYGKWNVPWGDVNRYQRTAINVFDDNAPSLPVGLGPGTWGSLPSFASRRFDTKNRYGYSGNSFIAAVEFGKKLKAKTIVTGGESFDPSSKHFTDQAQGYIEGKFKDVNFYKADVLKKAERTYHPGE, from the coding sequence ATGAAAAAGTTTCTTTTCATTCTCTTTTTGCCACTTGCTGCTTTTGCGCAAAATTTTACACCGCAGGAAATTTCCCGCTGGGAAACACAGGCGAAACAGGTAACAATAGTTGAAGACAATTGGGGCGTTCCGCACATTTATGGAAAGAAAGATGCCGATGCGGTTTTTGGTTTACTGTACGTGCAATGCTGCCAAAACTTTGCGCGGGTAGAACGGAATTATTTGGAGATCATGGGCCGCCTTTCCGAAGTGGAAGGCGGGCAACATTTATACGAAGACTTGCAAATGCGCCTGATTTACGACAGCACGGCAGCGAAGAAAGATTACACAAACAGTCCGCAATGGTTTAAAGCACTGTTGAACGCTTTTGCCGACGGTGTAAATTATTATTTGTACAAACATCCCGAAACAAAACCGCTGGTGCTGAAAAGATTTGAGCCTTGGTTTCCGCTTATGTACACCGACGGCAGCATTGCTCCTACGCAAACCGGCGGCCTGACCGTAAAAGATTTAAAAAATTTTTACGAGGGAAAGGACGAAGCGATATCGTTTGTAAGACCCGAACTTTCCATCAACAATTTCAATCCTAACGGTTCGAACGGATTTGCCATTGCACCATCACGAACGGCATCGGGTAATGCTATTCTTTACATCAACCCACACGTAACGTTTTATTTCAGAACCGAAGCACACATGGTTAGCGAAGAAGGATTGAACGCTTACGGGGCTGTAACCTGGGGACAGTTTTTCGTTTATCAAGGGTTCAATGAACACTGCGGCTGGATGCACACATCGAGTTATGCAGATGTAGCAGATGTGTATGAAGAAGCAGTTGGCGACACGTCTATCAATGGACACCAAACATATTTGTATATGATTGGGAGTTCGAAAATTAGAGCTGTCAAGGAAAAAAAGGTTTTCATCAGCTATAAACAAAATGGCCTGATGGTGCAAAAAATATTCACAGCTTATGAAACGGTTCATGGACCGGTCATGGGAAAGCGAGATGGTAAATGGCTTGCGTTAAAAGAAAATAACCGCTCTCTTTCTGCGCTGATGCAATCCTGGCTGCGCACAAAAGCAAAAGGCTTTAACGACTTTAAAAAAATCATGGAGATGCGCAGCAACAATTCAAACAACACTGTGTTTGCCGATGACAAAGGAAACATTGCTTACTGGCACGGCAACTTCATGCCCAGGCGCAATCCGAAATACGATTGGTCGTTGCCAGTTGACGGAAGCTCTTCCGAAACAGATTGGAAAGGCATTCATCCGCTTGATGAAATCATTCATCTATACAATCCGGAAAGCGGTTGGATTCAAAACTGTAACTCCACTCCTTTTACGTCGTCAGGCGAAAGCAGCCCGCGAAAAGAAGATTATCCGACCTACATGGCGCCCGAAGGACAAAACGGCCGCGCCGTAAATGCAGCACGACTTCTTTCAAAAGCAAAGAATGTAACGCTTGATTCCATTATAAAAATTGGTTACAACACTTACCTCTCTGCTTTTGATATTTTGTTGCCGCCGCTCTTTAAAGGTTACGATGAACTCTCCACCAACGATGCTTTGAAAAAAGAACTTGAACAACCAATCAGTCGGTTGAAAGAATGGGATAAGGCCGCATCCGCTTCTTCCGTAGCCACAACGCTTGCCATTGAATGGGCAACGAAACTGGCGACAAAAATTCCGGCGGCAAAAACTACTGAAGCTGCGACAAATGCCATTGGCAATTTTCAACGCATGGCGGAAACGATATCGGCAAATGAAAAACTCTCACTGCTTGCCGAAACACGCAAAGACCTGGAAAAATTATACGGAAAATGGAACGTTCCCTGGGGCGATGTCAATCGTTATCAACGTACAGCCATCAATGTTTTTGATGACAATGCGCCAAGCCTTCCCGTTGGCCTTGGGCCCGGTACCTGGGGCTCGCTTCCTTCGTTTGCTTCGCGGCGCTTCGATACAAAAAACCGTTACGGTTATTCGGGCAACAGTTTTATTGCCGCCGTTGAATTTGGAAAAAAACTCAAAGCAAAAACCATCGTCACCGGCGGCGAATCCTTCGATCCTTCGTCAAAACATTTTACCGACCAGGCGCAAGGCTACATCGAAGGAAAGTTTAAAGACGTAAATTTTTACAAAGCCGATGTGCTAAAGAAAGCCGAACGCACCTATCACCCCGGCGAATAA
- a CDS encoding SDR family oxidoreductase produces the protein MNDFYKDKVVVVTGGTDGIGKALVEKLLMLGAKVSTCARHHDKLYRLQSEFPSYPLHTFLADVSIENDCRNFIESTIKVFGGIDVLINNAGVSMRALLKDTNADVIRRVMDINFFGSVYCTRFALNSIIERKGSIVGVSSIAGYRGLPGRSGYSASKFALQGWLEAIRTELLDDGVHVMWVCPGYTASNIRNAALTENGAAQGASPFDEGKLMPAEEVAERVLNAIRKRKRTLVITFTGKQTVFMNKFFPGLSDKLVKNFFFKDGKLIK, from the coding sequence ATGAATGATTTTTATAAAGACAAAGTAGTTGTGGTCACCGGCGGAACCGATGGCATCGGCAAAGCACTCGTCGAAAAGTTGCTGATGCTGGGTGCAAAAGTCTCCACCTGTGCCCGTCACCACGATAAACTATACCGTCTCCAATCCGAATTTCCTTCCTATCCGCTGCATACGTTTTTAGCAGATGTGAGCATCGAAAACGATTGCCGGAATTTCATCGAGTCAACCATTAAAGTATTTGGCGGCATTGATGTTTTAATCAACAATGCCGGTGTTTCGATGCGGGCCTTGTTGAAGGACACGAATGCTGATGTGATAAGAAGAGTCATGGACATAAACTTTTTCGGATCGGTGTATTGCACCCGTTTTGCATTGAATTCTATCATTGAAAGAAAAGGCTCTATCGTGGGTGTTTCCTCTATCGCCGGCTACCGCGGACTTCCGGGCCGCAGCGGTTATTCGGCCTCCAAGTTTGCCTTGCAAGGTTGGCTCGAAGCCATTCGCACGGAATTGCTTGACGACGGCGTGCATGTAATGTGGGTTTGTCCGGGCTACACAGCGTCCAACATTCGGAATGCGGCTTTAACCGAGAACGGCGCGGCGCAAGGCGCCAGCCCGTTTGATGAAGGAAAATTGATGCCGGCAGAAGAAGTAGCCGAACGTGTACTAAACGCAATTCGAAAACGAAAACGAACGCTAGTGATCACGTTCACCGGCAAGCAAACCGTTTTTATGAACAAGTTCTTTCCTGGCCTGTCGGATAAACTGGTAAAAAACTTTTTCTTCAAAGATGGAAAGCTAATCAAGTGA
- a CDS encoding SAM hydrolase/SAM-dependent halogenase family protein, producing MPLVTLTSDIGEQDYLAGAVKGRLLRINPEFQIIDITHKLSPFNYPQTSYVCRNAIKNFPEFTYHIILVNLFESKPEQLLFAFYKDQYIICADNGLLSMIIEEKPEMVLGVPLEKSAIKNTLYCIDVAAKAITQLTNGEPVQNIGIPDPPYLEKHPLRPTLGEDWMEGQIIFIDAFENVIVNITQDQFERQRRGRRFKIVFRRDEIIERISGSYADVAHGEMLVLFNSAGYMEIAVNKGNAAGLFGLKGYSESNQSVPQAVQTRLFYQTVKVFFE from the coding sequence ATGCCACTGGTTACCCTTACATCGGACATTGGCGAGCAAGATTATCTTGCCGGTGCAGTTAAAGGGCGGCTCTTGCGCATCAACCCCGAGTTTCAAATCATTGACATCACACACAAACTTTCGCCCTTCAATTACCCGCAAACCTCTTACGTCTGCCGAAACGCTATTAAAAATTTTCCCGAGTTTACGTACCACATTATACTGGTGAATTTGTTCGAGTCAAAACCCGAACAACTCCTTTTTGCTTTTTACAAAGACCAGTACATCATTTGCGCCGACAACGGTTTGCTCAGCATGATCATCGAAGAAAAACCAGAAATGGTATTGGGCGTGCCGCTCGAAAAATCGGCCATTAAAAACACGCTGTATTGCATTGACGTTGCGGCCAAAGCCATCACGCAACTAACCAACGGCGAACCGGTGCAAAACATCGGCATCCCCGATCCTCCTTATCTTGAGAAACATCCGCTGCGCCCCACGCTTGGCGAAGATTGGATGGAAGGCCAGATCATTTTTATTGATGCCTTTGAGAACGTCATCGTCAACATTACACAAGACCAGTTTGAACGGCAGCGTCGCGGCCGTCGTTTTAAAATTGTTTTTCGCCGCGACGAAATCATTGAACGCATCAGCGGCTCTTATGCCGACGTAGCCCACGGCGAAATGCTGGTGCTTTTCAACAGCGCTGGCTACATGGAAATAGCAGTGAACAAAGGCAACGCTGCGGGGTTATTTGGTTTAAAAGGCTACAGCGAAAGCAATCAATCCGTACCGCAGGCCGTGCAAACGCGGTTGTTTTACCAAACGGTAAAAGTATTCTTTGAATAA